A DNA window from Peromyscus leucopus breed LL Stock chromosome 3, UCI_PerLeu_2.1, whole genome shotgun sequence contains the following coding sequences:
- the LOC114700136 gene encoding GTPase IMAP family member 3-like isoform X2 — MEGLQKSTYGTIVEGSRGVYHAAESYWLRILLVGKSGCGKSATGNSILCRQAFESRLRAQSVTRTSQAEIGTWKGRSFLVVDTPPIFESKAQNQDMDKDIGDCYLLCAPGPHVLLLVTQLGRFTAQDTMAVRRVKEIFGAGVMKHMIILFTHKEDLTDETLDGFVTHTDNHSLRSLVQECGRRYCAFNNRASGEEQQGQLAELMTVVRRLKQECEGSFYSNDLFLQAHVFLSGDKSEHQEAYRCYLLKVRQEVERQKRKLEEQEGSWVLKVLLRGKEWVALHDGICASFVLGIAILIVIFLLMFYRAY; from the coding sequence GGAGCAGGGGCGTCTACCATGCAGCAGAATCGTACTGGCTGAGGATCCTCCTGGTGGGCAAATCTGGCTGTGGGAAAAGTGCCACAGGGAACAGCATCCTCTGCCGACAAGCATTCGAGTCCAGGCTCAGAGCCCAGTCGGTGACCAGGACCAGCCAGGCAGAGATAGGCACATGGAAGGGAAGGAGCTTCCTAGTGGTAGACACACCCCCCATCTTTGAGTCAAAGGCTCAGAACCAAGACATGGACAAGGACATTGGAGACTGCTACCTGCTGTGTGCCCCAGGCCCCCACGTGCTGCTGCTGGTGACCCAGCTGGGACGCTTCACAGCCCAGGACACCATGGCCGTGAGGAGGGTGAAGGAGATCTTTGGGGCAGGAGTCATGAAGCACATGATCATCCTCTTCACCCACAAGGAAGACCTGACAGATGAGACCTTGGATGGGTTTGTGACCCACACTGACAACCACAGCCTGCGCAGCCTGGTCCAGGAGTGTGGGAGGAGGTACTGTGCCTTTAATAACAGGGCCTCAGGGGAAGAGCAGCAGGGACAGTTGGCAGAGCTCATGACCGTGgtgaggaggctgaagcaggagtgtGAGGGCTCTTTCTACAGCAACGACCTCTTCCTTCAGGCCCATGTGTTCCTTAGTGGTGACAAGAGTGAGCATCAGGAAGCCTATAGGTGCTACCTGttgaaggtgaggcaggaggtggagaggcagaagcgcaagctggaggagcaggagggcagcTGGGTTCTCAAGGTGCTCCTCAGAGGCAAAGAGTGGGTAGCTTTGCATGATGGGATTTGTGCTAGTTTTGTGTTGGGCATAGCAATCCTCATTGTTATTTTTCTGCTCATGTTTTACAGGGCTTATTAA